Part of the Palaemon carinicauda isolate YSFRI2023 chromosome 8, ASM3689809v2, whole genome shotgun sequence genome is shown below.
GGGTACTAAGCAATGCACAATAGTGTTTACTAAAGTGAAAGAAATTATCCAGAATACTTTGGACATTCTTGAACATTGTGATGACTTAGTGATAATTAAGTTAAATATTGTTCAGTATGAGTGTTATATTTTGAATGAAAGTATAGTGCTTGAATTTGTTTTCTAAACTTAAAAGTGTTATGTTTGTATTTTTATATGGTTTGAGTACATTATGTACTTAAAATTTAGTTTTAAGATATTAGACGTACCAGGTCATGCATTTATATCTGCTTtggcatttattttttttaatgatagcattTAAAATATGTTGATGCCATTTCTGTTCCAAACAAATCATTCCAGCCAAAATGTGGTTTTTGGGGGAGGGCTTTTtgtaatgaaatgaaaaattaatcaaGTTGTGAGACAAAtcttcattttgttttcattttaataaaaCTGTAGTAGTGGCTGTCTTTTCATTTTTCTCCTTTTCTCAAGCATGGGCACAGCTTTAGACATTAGCATAAAGGCATGGTTGTGGGCACTGATATGGCAaatcaagtacagtacagtaaatttcttaatttattttccagATTTTGACAATTTGGAAAAACTGAGGAGCCTAATATTGGTAAATTGATTTTGCAGGAACTGAAAGATGGCTATCATAGGTCACGGTGGCACCGACATTATCCGCCAGTTGGTGGGTAATGTGGTTAATATCTTCAAAAAGAAACGTGCACCGTGCACTTCTCCTTGTGATGGACTTATCCTCAAGATGCACTACCAGTGGACATTTTGGCTATTGCTGgctgggttctctacagtttgGTACTCTTGGTACCACAGAGATGTAATCACTTGTGTCTCTCACTTCAATGCAGAAACACAAGTGCGACTTGACTACATAAATATCTGTCTCTCTTACCCATATGTAGAGGAGGATAGTCCAGATCGTCGTAGGTACCTGTTGTTTTACAGATGGATTCACTGGACACTTTTGGTGCTAGCTGGCATTTATTACATACCTAGAAAAATTTCAAAGCATTCGGACAATCCCAAAGTCAAGAAACTTATTGAAGATCTTGCAGTAAATTCTCATCGTTATGATCAAATTGAAAAAGAACTTGTGGATAGAGCTGCCCGATACATTGCTTACAATCTTAAGACACACAATGGGCTTTATTATAAATTTGTCATATGTAACGTTGTAGCATTAATTGTTGACATTATAAGCTTTCAGTTCTTAGACTTTGTCTTCCAGGGACGATTTGTTCATTATGGGTGGATGGCTTACCCATATACTCGTAATCCAGTTGATTTCTCTGATTACATGTCTAGAACTTTCCCTCCATTTGCAAAATGCGAACTTGGTGTTCAAAACAAATTGGTTGGCAAGAGAACAGAGGTATTCGGTTGCCACTTGACTGTGATGGAGCTGTATGAAAAAGTGTTCCTCTTTGTATGGCTTTGGTTAATTCTTTTGACAGTTATGACAtgttgttatttgatttttttgggATTCATGTGGCTCCCATACTTCCGACTAATGATGTTGAAGGTTGCCAAGCCCCTCAATGCCAAAGATACTGTGAGCAACACAATAGTCTCTGTTGTAAACTGCTGCAAAATTGGCGATGTTTATTTATTGTATCGTTTGAAACAGCATCTGAGTCATGCCCGTTTTTATGAGCTCTTGACGCGTCTTGCTGATCCTGAACTTGTCAAGACGATGATCGAAGACCCAGCTGACAGAGCCGTCCATGCTCGGAACCAAGACAATCTTCGAAATAGGGGAAAACCAATGATGTCTGCAGGAGTaccaaaaggaaaatttaataatcCAAACGATCTCTTCATAACCCAAGATTATGGACGACCGAACACAAGTATTCTTGTGGAATAACAAATCGAACAGTTAGTGTGCTGGGAACACAAGTACTTACCGTGCTACTCGGGGGAAAGCTGATAACCTTTGTTAAAGTGGTCTGATTGACAAACATTGCTATAAACACTCAAGCTT
Proteins encoded:
- the LOC137645786 gene encoding innexin inx2-like isoform X5, coding for MAIIGHGGTDIIRQLVGNVVNIFKKKRAPCTSPCDGLILKMHYQWTFWLLLAGFSTVWYSWYHRDVITCVSHFNAETQVRLDYINICLSYPYVEEDSPDRRRYLLFYRWIHWTLLVLAGIYYIPRKISKHSDNPKVKKLIEDLAVNSHRYDQIEKELVDRAARYIAYNLKTHNGLYYKFVICNVVALIVDIISFQFLDFVFQGRFVHYGWMAYPYTRNPVDFSDYMSRTFPPFAKCELGVQNKLVGKRTEVFGCHLTVMELYEKVFLFVWLWLILLTVMTCCYLIFLGFMWLPYFRLMMLKVAKPLNAKDTVSNTIVSVVNCCKIGDVYLLYRLKQHLSHARFYELLTRLADPELVKTMIEDPADRAVHARNQDNLRNRGKPMMSAGVPKGKFNNPNDLFITQDYGRPNTSILVE